Proteins encoded within one genomic window of Lactococcus garvieae:
- a CDS encoding YggS family pyridoxal phosphate-dependent enzyme — MGIAENVKNILNKVDVAKATSPYSNQEVQVIAVTKYVDVAKATQVVEAGIHHLAENRTDLFLEKYKALKDKNITWHLIGNLQRRKVKDVVNLVDYFHALDSLKLAKEIEKRAEHRIQCFLEVNISGEESKHGFAPEAINEALEEISHLKNVNIVGLMTMAPIDADDEQLDNIFASMKQLQVDIAAQGISNIPCTELSMGMSRDYTRAIQQGATFVRIGTAFFE, encoded by the coding sequence ATGGGTATAGCAGAAAATGTTAAAAATATTTTGAACAAGGTAGATGTGGCGAAAGCCACATCTCCTTATTCAAATCAAGAGGTTCAGGTAATCGCCGTTACCAAGTATGTTGACGTTGCAAAAGCAACTCAGGTAGTTGAAGCGGGTATTCACCACTTAGCAGAAAATCGTACAGATTTGTTTCTTGAAAAATATAAAGCTTTGAAGGACAAAAATATTACTTGGCATCTGATTGGTAATCTACAACGTAGAAAAGTCAAAGATGTCGTTAATTTAGTGGATTATTTCCACGCTTTAGATTCCTTAAAACTTGCCAAAGAGATCGAGAAACGTGCAGAACATCGAATCCAATGCTTCTTGGAAGTTAACATTTCTGGTGAAGAGAGCAAACATGGTTTTGCTCCTGAAGCCATAAATGAAGCTTTAGAAGAAATTTCACACTTAAAAAATGTGAACATTGTCGGTTTAATGACTATGGCACCAATTGATGCTGATGATGAGCAATTGGATAACATTTTCGCTTCGATGAAGCAATTGCAAGTCGACATTGCGGCTCAGGGGATTTCTAATATTCCGTGTACTGAATTGAGTATGGGAATGAGTCGTGATTATACAAGAGCAATTCAACAAGGGGCAACTTTTGTTCGAATTGGTACAGCTTTCTTTGAATAA
- the ftsZ gene encoding cell division protein FtsZ → MEFSFDTEIAQGAVIKVIGVGGGGGNAVNRMIEEGVSGVEFIVANTDVQALRSSKADTVIQLGPKLTRGLGAGAQPEVGRRAAEESAETIAQSFEGADMVFITAGMGGGTGTGAAPVIAQIAKEIGALTVAVVTRPFGFEGSKRSYFATEGIEDLRANVDTLLIISNNNLLEIVDKKTPLTEALREADNVLRQGVQGVTDLITNPGMINLDFADVKTVMANKGDALMGIGVATGEDRVIEATRKAIYSPLLETTIEGAENVLLNVTGGMDMSLIEAQDASEIVIQAAGNDVNILLGTSIDDSLSDEIRVTVVATGVSRDAADEYLGSPATPVAEEPRRQQPSFQHNSMKQASTPAPRPTQPSQGQQAPSQNSGSAFGDWDLRRDASPRQNGNQNRENSSNVTSFSGIPSTDEDIDTPPFFRK, encoded by the coding sequence ATGGAATTTTCATTTGATACAGAAATCGCTCAAGGCGCTGTAATTAAAGTTATCGGTGTTGGTGGCGGTGGCGGAAACGCAGTCAACCGTATGATTGAAGAAGGCGTTTCAGGCGTTGAATTCATCGTAGCTAACACTGACGTACAAGCTCTACGTAGCTCAAAAGCTGATACAGTAATCCAACTTGGCCCTAAATTGACACGTGGTCTTGGTGCTGGTGCCCAACCAGAAGTTGGTCGTCGTGCAGCTGAGGAATCAGCAGAAACTATTGCCCAATCTTTTGAAGGTGCAGATATGGTCTTCATCACTGCCGGTATGGGTGGTGGTACTGGTACAGGTGCTGCACCAGTCATCGCACAAATTGCTAAAGAAATTGGCGCTTTAACAGTAGCTGTTGTTACACGTCCATTTGGTTTTGAAGGATCAAAACGTAGCTATTTTGCAACAGAAGGTATCGAAGACCTTCGTGCGAATGTTGATACACTACTTATCATTTCAAATAACAACTTGCTTGAAATTGTAGACAAGAAAACACCTTTAACAGAAGCATTACGTGAAGCAGACAATGTCCTTCGCCAAGGTGTGCAAGGTGTAACAGACTTGATTACCAATCCAGGAATGATTAACCTTGACTTTGCCGATGTTAAGACAGTTATGGCAAATAAAGGTGATGCCCTTATGGGTATCGGAGTTGCAACTGGTGAAGATCGTGTCATCGAAGCAACTCGTAAAGCTATTTATTCACCATTGCTTGAAACAACAATTGAAGGTGCTGAAAATGTTCTTCTTAATGTTACAGGTGGTATGGATATGAGTCTTATTGAAGCACAAGATGCTTCAGAGATTGTTATTCAAGCCGCTGGTAACGATGTTAACATTTTGTTGGGAACATCTATTGATGACTCACTCAGTGACGAAATTCGTGTTACAGTAGTGGCAACTGGTGTTTCACGTGATGCAGCTGATGAGTACTTAGGATCACCTGCAACTCCCGTTGCAGAAGAACCACGTCGTCAACAACCTAGCTTTCAACATAATTCAATGAAACAAGCGTCAACACCAGCACCTCGTCCTACACAACCTTCACAAGGTCAACAAGCTCCTTCACAAAATTCAGGATCAGCTTTTGGTGATTGGGATCTTCGTCGTGATGCGTCACCGCGTCAAAATGGAAATCAAAATCGCGAAAATTCATCAAATGTAACAAGCTTCTCAGGTATTCCATCAACAGATGAAGATATCGATACACCACCATTTTTCCGTAAATAA
- the ftsA gene encoding cell division protein FtsA, whose product MLKSGLYTGVDIGTNTIKVLVAEYVSDEMNIIGVGNAKSDGLKNGIIVDIEKVATALRKAVNAAEERAGITIDRINVSIPANQLEMENCQGMVPIIGTSKEITEDDVMQTVQNALMRGVVPEREIISVETTEFTVDDFTGISDPRGMFGVRLGMRGIIYTGPKTLVHNIRKVVERAGLLVENLVIAPLAMSHYVLSEGEREFGTVMIDLGAGQTTVSAVRDQQLKFAHTSPEGGDYVTRDISTVLNTSLSDAEDLKLNYGEASTERASQEEYFPVDVVGQVDPEEITEYYLSQIIEARLTQIFSRVKSDLENNRSLDYPGGVVLLGGAAAMPGTVNLATKIIGMNTRLFVPSEMGLRNPAFAQVISVVNYVGERTDIDRLVTQAIASDSTYVAPSTQYEEPVLQSTAPTDYDEASNLYQTEAPARPVAQPAAEPEEEKEGVVDRMRNMFSNLFD is encoded by the coding sequence ATGCTAAAAAGTGGACTTTATACAGGCGTTGACATCGGTACAAACACCATCAAGGTGCTGGTAGCCGAGTACGTCTCAGATGAAATGAATATAATTGGTGTTGGAAATGCAAAATCTGATGGCCTAAAAAATGGAATTATTGTAGATATTGAAAAGGTCGCAACAGCTTTGCGTAAAGCTGTCAACGCGGCCGAAGAACGTGCGGGGATTACAATTGACAGAATCAATGTCAGTATTCCTGCAAACCAGCTCGAAATGGAAAACTGCCAAGGTATGGTACCCATCATCGGGACTTCAAAAGAAATTACAGAAGATGACGTGATGCAAACAGTGCAAAATGCGCTGATGCGTGGTGTTGTTCCGGAACGTGAAATTATTTCTGTAGAGACAACTGAGTTTACAGTGGATGATTTTACAGGTATTTCTGACCCTCGTGGCATGTTCGGTGTGCGTTTAGGTATGCGTGGTATCATTTACACAGGTCCAAAAACTCTTGTACATAATATCCGTAAGGTAGTTGAACGTGCAGGCTTGCTTGTAGAAAATCTTGTCATCGCACCACTTGCTATGTCACACTATGTTCTTTCAGAAGGTGAACGTGAGTTTGGTACAGTTATGATTGATCTCGGAGCAGGACAAACAACAGTGTCTGCAGTACGCGATCAACAATTAAAATTTGCGCATACAAGTCCAGAAGGTGGCGATTATGTAACGCGTGATATTTCTACCGTTTTAAATACTTCTTTAAGCGATGCAGAAGATTTAAAACTGAATTATGGTGAAGCCAGCACAGAACGTGCGAGCCAGGAAGAATATTTCCCAGTTGATGTAGTTGGTCAAGTAGATCCCGAAGAAATCACAGAATATTACCTGTCACAAATTATTGAAGCACGCTTAACACAAATTTTTAGTCGTGTTAAATCAGATTTGGAAAACAATCGCTCCTTGGATTATCCAGGAGGGGTAGTTCTACTTGGTGGTGCTGCGGCGATGCCAGGGACAGTTAATCTTGCTACTAAAATCATTGGCATGAATACTCGTCTTTTCGTTCCAAGTGAAATGGGCTTGCGTAACCCAGCCTTTGCTCAGGTTATCAGTGTTGTCAATTATGTTGGTGAGCGTACAGATATTGATCGTCTCGTAACACAAGCCATTGCAAGTGATAGCACTTATGTGGCTCCTTCTACACAATACGAAGAACCTGTTCTTCAATCTACTGCCCCTACGGACTATGATGAAGCAAGTAACCTCTACCAAACAGAAGCTCCTGCTCGTCCCGTTGCTCAACCAGCAGCTGAACCTGAAGAAGAAAAAGAAGGTGTTGTAGATCGCATGCGCAACATGTTCTCAAACCTTTTTGATTAA
- a CDS encoding DegV family protein, whose translation MTFRIITDSTADLSAEYLEKNDVAVLGMTVTIGDQTYPTVGEDALDNNLLLSEIKAGKTVQTSQINSGQFTELFKKYVTQTPEEEIVYLAFSSGLSGTYQSAIIARDMVLEQFPEAKITIVDTLAAASGEGYLVQEMVNLRDSGKKLSEALPIFESLILRVKSLFMVDDLNHLARGGRIPKAVAMVGTMANIKPLLTVDKEGKLTQMSKVRGKKKAVKTLVDMTLEGMDMTYPRVIVAYSGSDAIAQEAKALILERKLVDRVDVRPLSPTIVTHTGSGTLAIFSIAEKNRA comes from the coding sequence ATGACTTTTCGTATTATTACAGATTCGACAGCGGATTTGAGTGCAGAGTATTTGGAAAAAAATGATGTAGCTGTTTTGGGTATGACTGTTACTATTGGGGACCAAACTTATCCCACTGTGGGTGAAGATGCTTTAGATAACAATCTTCTTTTAAGTGAAATCAAAGCGGGGAAGACGGTTCAAACCTCGCAAATTAACTCAGGACAATTTACGGAATTATTCAAAAAATACGTCACTCAAACTCCAGAAGAAGAAATCGTTTATCTGGCTTTTTCATCAGGCTTGTCAGGCACTTATCAATCTGCGATTATTGCCCGAGATATGGTTCTCGAACAGTTTCCAGAAGCTAAAATTACGATAGTTGACACTCTAGCAGCAGCTTCAGGAGAAGGGTATCTGGTACAAGAGATGGTAAATCTTCGGGATTCAGGCAAAAAATTATCTGAAGCTTTGCCCATTTTTGAGAGCCTAATCCTCCGCGTGAAAAGCTTATTTATGGTTGATGATTTAAACCACTTGGCACGTGGTGGACGGATACCTAAAGCCGTTGCTATGGTTGGGACTATGGCTAATATTAAACCATTGCTTACTGTAGACAAAGAAGGCAAGTTGACACAGATGTCGAAAGTTCGTGGTAAGAAGAAAGCAGTGAAAACTCTAGTTGACATGACATTAGAAGGAATGGACATGACTTATCCTCGTGTAATTGTTGCTTACTCTGGAAGTGATGCTATAGCACAAGAGGCTAAAGCTTTAATCCTTGAGCGAAAACTTGTTGACAGAGTTGACGTTCGTCCTTTGAGTCCAACGATTGTAACGCATACAGGGTCTGGTACTCTGGCGATTTTTTCGATTGCAGAAAAAAATAGAGCATAA
- the rlmB gene encoding 23S rRNA (guanosine(2251)-2'-O)-methyltransferase RlmB, with protein MENTDIIYGLHAVTESLNAGVVNKLYVEEKLRGKNVEKIKELARKKKVNISWTPKSELNKMSEDGVHQGFVARVAEFAYEELSTILAKIADKEAATVLILDELTDPHNLGSIARTADATGVDAIIIPKHRSVGITPTAVKASTGALQHVPVVRVTNLSQTLDKLKEAGFWTFGTDMDGTTYSKWNTSGKIALIIGNEGKGIGQNLKKQVDEMITIPMVGHVQSLNASVAASVLMYEIFRNKM; from the coding sequence ATGGAAAATACGGATATTATCTACGGCTTACATGCTGTGACAGAATCTCTTAATGCGGGAGTAGTAAATAAGCTCTATGTTGAAGAAAAACTAAGAGGAAAGAATGTTGAAAAAATCAAAGAACTGGCACGAAAAAAGAAAGTAAATATCTCTTGGACGCCTAAGTCAGAGTTAAACAAAATGTCGGAAGATGGTGTACATCAAGGCTTTGTTGCGCGTGTGGCCGAATTTGCTTATGAAGAATTATCTACTATTTTGGCAAAAATAGCGGATAAAGAAGCTGCAACAGTCTTGATTTTAGATGAATTAACAGACCCTCATAATCTTGGGTCAATCGCACGTACTGCGGATGCTACAGGAGTCGATGCCATCATCATACCGAAACACCGCTCAGTGGGTATCACACCAACAGCTGTTAAAGCAAGTACCGGAGCACTTCAGCACGTTCCAGTAGTACGTGTGACTAATCTTTCACAAACTTTGGACAAATTAAAAGAAGCTGGCTTTTGGACTTTTGGCACAGATATGGATGGAACAACTTATTCCAAGTGGAACACTTCGGGTAAGATTGCTTTGATTATTGGAAATGAAGGCAAAGGTATCGGACAAAATCTTAAAAAGCAAGTGGATGAGATGATTACTATACCAATGGTGGGGCATGTTCAAAGTTTAAATGCAAGTGTCGCAGCAAGCGTATTAATGTATGAAATTTTTAGAAACAAGATGTAA
- the pepC gene encoding aminopeptidase C, whose translation MTITQDFTQKLYDNFAGNQKFRAVENAATKNGLLNALEVRSSHANNIPEFSIDLTKDKVTNQKQSGRCWMFAALNTFRHKMIGQYKLENFELSQAYTFFWDKYEKSNWFMEQIINNLDMDDRRLKFLLQTPQQDGGQWDMVVALFEKYGVVPKDIYPESAASSNSRELNQYLDKLLRQDAQLLREALEKGQDVHELKENLLTEIFNFLAATLGLPPQNFEYAFRDKENTLEKFSGSAQEFYAKYVDIQLDDYVSIINAPTADKPYNKSYTVEFLGNVVGARDVKHLNLEMSRFKKLAIEQMQAGETVWFGCDVGQVSNRKDGLLTLDAYDFETSLDIQFTQDKASRLDYAESLMTHAMVLTGVDLDQNGEPTKWKVENSWGKDVGKEGYFVASDAWMDEYTYQIVVRKDLLTAEELAAYNSEPQVLLPWDPMGALA comes from the coding sequence ATGACAATTACTCAAGATTTTACACAAAAACTTTATGACAATTTTGCCGGGAATCAAAAATTCCGTGCGGTCGAAAATGCAGCAACTAAGAATGGTCTTCTTAATGCTCTTGAAGTGCGTAGTTCACATGCAAACAATATCCCCGAGTTTTCAATCGATCTGACCAAAGATAAAGTAACCAATCAAAAACAATCAGGTCGTTGTTGGATGTTTGCGGCTTTAAACACTTTCCGTCATAAAATGATTGGGCAATACAAGTTGGAAAACTTTGAACTCTCCCAAGCTTATACATTCTTTTGGGATAAATATGAAAAATCAAATTGGTTTATGGAGCAAATTATCAATAATTTGGACATGGATGACCGCCGTTTGAAATTCCTTTTACAAACACCTCAACAAGATGGTGGACAATGGGATATGGTCGTTGCGCTATTTGAAAAATATGGTGTAGTACCGAAAGATATTTATCCTGAATCAGCAGCATCTTCAAACTCTCGTGAACTGAATCAATATTTGGATAAATTATTACGCCAAGATGCACAATTGCTAAGAGAGGCTTTGGAAAAAGGGCAAGATGTACATGAGCTTAAAGAAAATCTGTTAACAGAAATTTTTAACTTTTTGGCTGCCACACTTGGTTTGCCTCCGCAAAATTTTGAATATGCTTTTCGTGATAAAGAAAATACTCTGGAAAAATTCTCAGGCAGTGCCCAAGAGTTTTATGCTAAATATGTAGACATTCAACTTGACGATTATGTTTCAATTATTAATGCCCCAACTGCAGATAAACCTTACAACAAGTCATATACAGTTGAGTTTCTTGGAAATGTTGTAGGAGCTCGCGATGTTAAGCATTTGAATCTTGAAATGTCTCGCTTTAAAAAGTTAGCTATTGAACAAATGCAAGCAGGAGAGACAGTTTGGTTCGGGTGTGATGTCGGCCAAGTTTCTAATCGTAAAGATGGTTTGTTGACTTTAGATGCCTATGATTTTGAAACTTCTTTGGATATTCAATTTACACAAGATAAAGCTTCACGTTTAGATTATGCAGAGTCTCTGATGACGCATGCGATGGTTTTGACAGGAGTAGACTTGGATCAAAATGGAGAACCTACAAAGTGGAAAGTGGAAAATTCTTGGGGGAAAGATGTCGGTAAAGAAGGATATTTTGTTGCTTCCGACGCTTGGATGGATGAATACACTTACCAAATCGTTGTACGTAAAGACTTACTCACAGCGGAAGAACTTGCTGCTTATAATTCAGAACCCCAAGTATTGTTGCCGTGGGATCCGATGGGTGCTTTGGCTTAA
- a CDS encoding 5'-methylthioadenosine/adenosylhomocysteine nucleosidase: MKLGIICAMEEELRTLVENLDDASKLTRHGYIFHTGSIGRHEVVLVQSGIGKVMSALAVALLVEVFSVDGIVNTGSAGAVSPELKIGDVVVADKLAYHDVDVTAFGYSFGQMAQQPLYFESSKYFISELKKAIDNPVVGLITSSDSFISSDSRIAEIKRHFPNVLAVEMEGASIAQAATALKKPFVIIRAMSDTASHDANVKFDEFIIEAGRKSAETLMNFLNNME; encoded by the coding sequence ATGAAATTAGGAATTATTTGTGCGATGGAAGAAGAGTTGCGTACGCTTGTGGAAAATCTAGATGATGCCAGCAAACTGACACGCCATGGCTATATCTTCCACACTGGGTCAATTGGGCGACATGAAGTAGTTTTAGTACAATCTGGCATCGGTAAAGTAATGTCAGCCTTAGCTGTTGCTTTATTGGTAGAAGTATTTTCAGTAGATGGAATTGTTAACACGGGTTCAGCAGGGGCAGTAAGTCCTGAATTAAAAATTGGAGATGTGGTGGTGGCTGATAAGCTTGCTTATCACGATGTAGATGTGACTGCCTTCGGCTATTCATTTGGACAAATGGCGCAACAGCCTCTCTATTTTGAAAGCAGTAAATACTTTATTTCCGAGCTGAAAAAAGCTATAGATAATCCAGTTGTGGGATTGATTACAAGTTCAGATAGTTTTATTTCAAGTGATAGTCGTATTGCGGAAATTAAACGTCACTTTCCTAATGTTTTAGCTGTGGAAATGGAAGGCGCCTCCATTGCACAAGCAGCGACAGCCTTGAAGAAACCCTTTGTCATTATTCGTGCAATGTCAGATACAGCAAGTCATGATGCGAATGTCAAATTTGACGAGTTCATTATCGAAGCCGGTCGCAAATCTGCTGAAACATTAATGAATTTTCTAAATAATATGGAATAG
- the macP gene encoding cell wall synthase accessory phosphoprotein MacP → MSKPLLTDDIIEDAERKRRRLERSLKEELENDRELSEKYDRLERDLSKNSVYKSRRIENAKQKKRSSRVNKWLLITSLIVIGIGILFFWYYF, encoded by the coding sequence ATGTCTAAACCACTTTTGACAGATGATATCATTGAAGATGCAGAAAGAAAAAGAAGACGTCTAGAAAGAAGTCTAAAAGAAGAGTTAGAAAATGATCGTGAGCTTTCAGAAAAGTATGATAGGCTTGAACGTGACTTATCTAAAAATTCAGTTTATAAAAGTCGTCGCATAGAAAATGCAAAACAGAAAAAAAGAAGTAGTCGTGTAAATAAATGGCTTCTTATTACCTCGCTCATCGTTATTGGTATAGGTATATTATTTTTCTGGTATTACTTTTAA
- a CDS encoding NUDIX hydrolase gives MPEYNEKKFEESTLSREQIFHGQIFQVVKDLVSLPDGSMSSRELVFHNGGVAVAPITGDKLILVGQYRKAFEKFIFEVPAGKLEEDELNDPKAAALRELEEETGYTAERLTEITSFYGTPGFSSEKTYLYFPVGLTKVESPRLHDEGEFLEMIEVTLPEAKMMIEAGQICDAKTIMAVWYWELQNLKKQGDLDV, from the coding sequence ATGCCAGAATATAACGAGAAAAAGTTTGAAGAAAGTACTTTGTCTCGTGAGCAAATTTTTCACGGACAAATTTTTCAAGTTGTTAAGGACTTGGTTAGCTTACCTGACGGCAGCATGAGTTCAAGAGAACTAGTTTTCCACAATGGAGGGGTTGCAGTTGCACCCATAACTGGAGATAAACTCATTTTAGTAGGGCAGTACCGTAAAGCTTTTGAAAAATTTATTTTTGAAGTCCCTGCAGGTAAATTAGAAGAGGATGAGTTAAACGATCCTAAAGCTGCTGCCTTGCGTGAGTTAGAAGAAGAAACTGGTTATACTGCAGAACGTCTAACAGAAATTACGAGTTTTTACGGTACACCAGGTTTTTCATCTGAAAAAACGTATCTTTATTTTCCAGTAGGTCTCACCAAGGTAGAAAGTCCTCGTCTTCATGATGAGGGAGAATTTCTTGAAATGATTGAAGTTACCTTACCTGAAGCAAAAATGATGATAGAAGCAGGACAAATTTGTGATGCTAAAACTATTATGGCTGTATGGTACTGGGAACTTCAAAATCTGAAAAAACAAGGAGATTTAGATGTCTAA
- the glmU gene encoding bifunctional UDP-N-acetylglucosamine diphosphorylase/glucosamine-1-phosphate N-acetyltransferase GlmU, which produces MEKYAIILAAGKGTRMKSSLPKVLHNVAGKSMLAHVLDNVSQVDMTKQIVIVGHEADRVIETLPKGTNFVKQDEQLGTGHAVRIASDLLENEEGATLVIAGDTPLITGETLNELFEYHVTQKATATILTAVAPDPTGYGRIVRDSDDSVQKIVEQKDASASEQAIQEINTGTYIFDNKALFSALENLTTDNAQGEYYLTDVIEIFKKQNKTVAAHTLSDFDESLGVNDRVALSQAEKTMRRRINHQHMVNGVTLIDPETTYIDAGIEIGEETIIEPNVQIKGNTVIGKKTLITSGSRIEDSEIHSHCEIRSSWIESSKMNIMSNVGPYAHLRPGTVLSEKVHVGNFVEIKGSTLGKGTKAGHLTYIGNATVGEKVNFGAGTITVNYDGQNKYNTEIDDFAFIGSNSTLIAPLRVGKNALTAAGSTITKDVAPESIAIGRSRQVEKVGAARRLPHFRGE; this is translated from the coding sequence ATGGAAAAATATGCGATTATATTAGCGGCTGGAAAAGGCACGCGAATGAAATCATCATTACCGAAAGTACTTCATAATGTAGCGGGTAAGTCAATGCTCGCACATGTTTTGGATAATGTGAGCCAAGTTGATATGACAAAACAAATTGTTATAGTTGGTCATGAAGCAGACAGAGTGATTGAAACCCTTCCTAAGGGGACAAATTTTGTGAAGCAAGATGAACAATTAGGTACTGGTCATGCTGTCCGTATTGCATCAGATTTGCTTGAAAATGAAGAAGGGGCTACATTAGTCATCGCAGGCGATACACCGTTGATTACTGGGGAAACTTTGAATGAATTATTTGAGTATCATGTTACTCAAAAAGCAACAGCCACTATTTTGACAGCTGTGGCACCTGATCCAACGGGATACGGACGTATTGTTCGTGATTCAGATGATTCTGTTCAAAAAATTGTTGAACAAAAAGATGCATCTGCGTCAGAGCAAGCCATTCAAGAGATTAATACAGGCACTTATATTTTTGATAATAAAGCGCTTTTCTCTGCTTTAGAAAATCTGACAACAGATAATGCTCAAGGCGAATATTATTTGACAGATGTTATCGAAATTTTCAAAAAGCAAAATAAGACAGTTGCAGCCCATACACTTAGCGACTTTGATGAAAGTTTAGGTGTTAATGATCGTGTAGCTCTTTCTCAAGCTGAAAAGACGATGCGACGCCGGATTAATCATCAACATATGGTCAATGGGGTAACATTAATTGACCCAGAAACTACTTATATTGATGCGGGTATCGAGATTGGTGAAGAAACAATTATTGAGCCAAATGTACAAATTAAAGGAAACACTGTAATTGGCAAAAAAACGCTGATTACAAGTGGCAGCCGCATTGAAGATTCAGAAATTCATTCACATTGTGAAATCCGCTCTTCATGGATTGAAAGCAGTAAAATGAATATTATGAGTAACGTGGGCCCTTATGCACATCTACGTCCAGGTACTGTTTTGAGTGAAAAAGTCCATGTTGGTAACTTTGTAGAAATCAAAGGCTCAACACTTGGAAAAGGAACCAAAGCCGGTCATTTAACTTACATTGGTAATGCAACAGTTGGGGAAAAAGTAAACTTTGGTGCAGGTACTATTACCGTAAACTATGATGGGCAAAATAAATACAATACAGAAATTGATGACTTTGCTTTTATTGGCTCAAATTCTACTTTAATTGCTCCACTTCGTGTAGGTAAGAATGCTTTGACTGCTGCTGGTTCAACGATTACTAAAGATGTGGCACCTGAAAGTATTGCTATTGGACGCTCTCGTCAAGTTGAGAAAGTAGGAGCAGCGCGTCGTTTACCACATTTTCGTGGTGAGTAA
- the proC gene encoding pyrroline-5-carboxylate reductase → MKTIGFIGVGKMASAIITGLDKSNVRVLISGRDLRKTQDQADTLGVFASQSHCELVEQSDLIVMAVKPQILPDIMEEISPLFTKDKTLISIAAGFDLEALSDMSKTYDFPIIRVMPNINAQIQKSTSAIVRNEYVSPEVYQLTQEIFSSIGTVHEVAEKDFSTFTAIAGSSPAYIYMFVDALSRAGVLHGIPKEQATKIVAETVAASAQMILESGEGPWTLVDKVSSPGGTTVAGVVSLEQNNFVATVIDAITATINKESTLS, encoded by the coding sequence ATGAAAACAATTGGTTTTATAGGTGTCGGTAAGATGGCATCTGCTATCATTACCGGACTTGATAAGTCAAATGTCCGTGTGCTTATTTCGGGACGTGATTTGAGAAAAACGCAGGATCAAGCTGATACACTCGGCGTATTTGCCAGCCAATCTCACTGTGAACTTGTGGAACAGTCTGACCTTATCGTCATGGCTGTTAAACCACAAATTCTACCTGACATTATGGAAGAAATTTCACCACTTTTTACTAAAGATAAAACCCTCATTTCTATTGCAGCTGGTTTTGATTTAGAAGCTTTGTCGGATATGTCAAAAACTTATGATTTCCCAATCATTCGTGTCATGCCTAATATCAACGCTCAAATTCAGAAATCAACTTCTGCTATCGTTCGCAATGAATATGTAAGCCCTGAAGTTTATCAATTGACTCAAGAAATCTTCTCTTCAATTGGTACAGTTCATGAAGTGGCTGAAAAGGATTTTTCTACTTTCACAGCTATTGCTGGTTCAAGTCCTGCTTACATCTATATGTTTGTCGACGCCTTAAGTCGAGCTGGAGTTCTTCATGGCATCCCTAAAGAACAAGCAACAAAGATTGTTGCGGAAACCGTTGCTGCATCTGCACAGATGATTCTAGAGTCTGGTGAGGGTCCTTGGACCTTGGTTGACAAAGTTTCAAGCCCAGGTGGAACCACTGTCGCTGGCGTTGTCTCTCTTGAGCAAAATAATTTTGTAGCTACTGTAATTGATGCGATCACTGCAACGATTAATAAAGAATCTACTTTGAGTTAA
- the rpsO gene encoding 30S ribosomal protein S15, with protein MAISKEKKQELIKQYARTEGDTGSPEVQIAVLTWEINHLNDHIKSHKKDHATYRGLMKKIGHRRNLLAYLREKDVPRYRELIASLGLRR; from the coding sequence ATGGCAATTTCAAAAGAAAAAAAACAAGAACTCATCAAGCAATATGCACGTACTGAAGGCGACACTGGTTCACCTGAAGTTCAAATCGCTGTTTTGACTTGGGAAATCAACCACCTTAACGATCACATCAAATCTCACAAAAAAGACCATGCAACATACCGTGGATTGATGAAAAAAATCGGTCACCGTCGTAACCTTCTTGCTTACCTTCGTGAAAAAGATGTTCCACGTTACCGTGAACTCATCGCTTCACTTGGTCTCCGTCGTTAA